The window CCGTGTTGGGGCTGGTGCAGGGCGTCAGCGAGTGGCTCCCCATAAGTAGCAAGACGCAGATAATGTTCGTCTCGACGTATCTATTGGGCCTCACCTTCGGCGCCGCCTACGCCTTCGGCCTCTTCCTGGAGTTCGCCACCTTGGCGGCGGCCGTCATCTACTTCAGGAGGGAGGTCTGGGGCGTGTTGAAGGCCCTCGCCTTGAGGGGCTCGGCGGAGGACAAAATGCTCTTGAAGTATCTAGTCGTCGTCACGTTGGTCACCGCCGCCGTCGCCGCGCCTATATACCTCTACTTCAGCTCCGTCTCGGGCCCCGTCGTGGGCCTGCCAATGATAGCCCTCGGCCTCGTCTTGATCGCGGACGGGCTCCTCATAAGGGCGGCTAGGGAGAGGCACGTGCCGTCGAGAGGCCTCGCGGATCTGCGGATGAGGGACCTCGTGCTGATCGGCGTAGCCCAAGGCCTCGCGGCGTTTCCCGGCGTCAGCAGATCCGGCATAACCGTGTCGGCCATGTTGCTCATGGGAGTGAGGCCCAGAGACGCCTTTAGGCTGTCCTTCCTCGCGCTCATACCCGCCGCGCTCGGCGCGTCTGTGTTGCCCCTCCTGGCCTCCCGGCACGAGGTCCTGGCCGCGGTGTCCCTCGTGTCCCCGCAGGGCCTGGCCCTCGCGGCCGTGGTGGCCACCGCGGCGAGCCTTCTGCTGATAGAGGCGTTGCTTAGGCTTGCCTCGAGCAGGCGGATAGTGCCTCTGG of the Thermoproteus uzoniensis 768-20 genome contains:
- a CDS encoding undecaprenyl-diphosphate phosphatase, yielding MNWAVDGAVLGLVQGVSEWLPISSKTQIMFVSTYLLGLTFGAAYAFGLFLEFATLAAAVIYFRREVWGVLKALALRGSAEDKMLLKYLVVVTLVTAAVAAPIYLYFSSVSGPVVGLPMIALGLVLIADGLLIRAARERHVPSRGLADLRMRDLVLIGVAQGLAAFPGVSRSGITVSAMLLMGVRPRDAFRLSFLALIPAALGASVLPLLASRHEVLAAVSLVSPQGLALAAVVATAASLLLIEALLRLASSRRIVPLVIGLGAVAIAGGTLGVLAGYG